In Erythrobacter litoralis HTCC2594, a single genomic region encodes these proteins:
- a CDS encoding dihydroneopterin aldolase, producing the protein MADALTLEFDDIEHDVLTGIYSEETGRPQPLRISIAVDYKVADRYDPDTPLEASKNYMDLKFAATEALPEGLHFKLIESLADHICETLFLQDEQVLAVTVKIVKLAIAEKNEKIGITLRRERR; encoded by the coding sequence ATGGCGGACGCTCTCACCCTCGAATTCGACGATATCGAGCACGACGTGCTGACCGGCATCTATTCCGAAGAAACCGGTCGCCCGCAGCCGCTGCGCATCTCGATCGCGGTCGATTACAAGGTCGCCGATCGCTACGATCCGGACACCCCGCTCGAGGCCAGCAAAAACTACATGGACCTGAAATTCGCTGCGACCGAGGCCCTGCCCGAAGGACTCCATTTCAAACTGATCGAATCGCTCGCCGACCACATTTGCGAGACACTCTTCCTGCAGGACGAGCAGGTTCTGGCGGTGACGGTGAAGATCGTGAAGCTCGCCATCGCCGAAAAGAACGAGAAGATCGGCATTACACTGCGGCGCGAGCGGCGCTGA
- a CDS encoding molybdenum cofactor biosynthesis protein MoaE, which translates to MARLTLKTPADVRLLDKGLSAGEALAAFNASNPEAGAIATFAGKVRPDGGVQALELSHYELLTLPGMKKLAADALTRFECAGLLIWHRVGVMTPGETIVLVAAAAPHRRAAFEAVDFCMDYLKSASWFWKREKRGGEWHWIEPRPEDYADRKRWER; encoded by the coding sequence GTGGCTAGGCTCACGCTCAAGACTCCCGCCGATGTGCGGCTGCTCGACAAGGGCCTGTCGGCAGGCGAGGCGTTGGCCGCGTTCAATGCCAGCAATCCCGAAGCGGGGGCTATCGCCACGTTCGCAGGCAAGGTTCGTCCCGATGGCGGGGTGCAGGCGCTGGAGCTGTCGCATTACGAACTGCTCACGCTCCCGGGCATGAAGAAACTTGCGGCCGATGCGCTGACGCGGTTCGAATGCGCCGGGCTGCTCATCTGGCACCGTGTCGGTGTCATGACACCGGGCGAAACGATCGTGTTGGTCGCCGCCGCCGCGCCCCATCGTCGTGCCGCTTTCGAAGCGGTCGATTTCTGCATGGATTATCTCAAGAGTGCGTCCTGGTTCTGGAAGCGCGAGAAGCGCGGCGGCGAATGGCACTGGATCGAGCCGCGCCCCGAGGATTACGCCGACCGCAAACGCTGGGAGAGATAA
- the thrC gene encoding threonine synthase, translating into MRYISTRGSAPTLSFEEVTLTGLASDGGLYLPQGWPSFSADDIRAMRGQPYAEIAARVMAPFVGDSLSFEELRGLTEEAYGRFSHAAVVPLVQLDHQHWLMELFHGPTLAFKDVALQMLGLLFETFLARRGEQLTLVGATSGDTGSAAIDAVAGRDGVEIFMLHPQGRISDVQRRQMTTVRAPNIHNIAISGSFDDGQAAVKRMFTDTEIAGKIRLGAVNSINWARLMAQVVYYFTTAVQLGAPERSVAFSVPTGNFGDVFAGYVASKMGLPVEQLIVATNVNDILHRALSDGDYSAGTVTPTAAPSMDIQVSSNFERLLFDVGGRDGAVMAEQMRGFETSKAMQLTNSQREGAATRFTSVRVDQDAMAHSMRRAFENSGEVIDPHTAIGLYAAYQADIAPDVPIVTLATAHPAKFRDAVERATGTRPPLPTRVGDLFAREEACTELSGDYDELTDFILTNAAQAHG; encoded by the coding sequence ATGCGCTATATCTCCACCCGTGGCTCTGCGCCCACGCTCTCTTTCGAAGAGGTCACGCTGACCGGCCTCGCCAGCGATGGCGGGCTGTATCTGCCGCAGGGATGGCCGAGCTTTAGTGCCGACGACATCCGCGCAATGCGGGGCCAGCCCTATGCCGAGATCGCCGCGCGGGTGATGGCTCCCTTTGTCGGCGACAGCCTGAGTTTCGAGGAACTGCGGGGGCTGACCGAGGAGGCCTATGGGCGCTTCTCCCATGCCGCGGTGGTGCCGCTGGTCCAGCTCGATCACCAGCATTGGCTGATGGAGCTGTTCCACGGGCCGACGCTCGCGTTCAAGGACGTGGCACTGCAGATGCTCGGCCTGCTGTTCGAGACCTTCCTCGCCCGGCGCGGCGAGCAGCTCACGCTCGTCGGCGCGACCAGCGGCGATACAGGCAGCGCAGCTATCGATGCGGTGGCTGGGCGCGACGGGGTCGAGATCTTCATGCTCCATCCGCAAGGCCGGATCAGCGACGTCCAGCGCCGCCAGATGACTACGGTGCGCGCGCCGAATATCCACAATATCGCCATCTCCGGCAGTTTCGACGACGGCCAAGCGGCTGTGAAGCGGATGTTCACCGATACTGAAATTGCGGGGAAGATCCGCCTCGGCGCGGTCAATTCGATCAACTGGGCGCGGCTGATGGCGCAAGTGGTCTATTACTTCACCACCGCCGTGCAGCTGGGCGCGCCCGAGCGCAGCGTGGCCTTCAGCGTCCCGACGGGAAATTTCGGCGATGTCTTTGCAGGCTATGTCGCGAGCAAGATGGGCCTACCCGTCGAGCAATTGATCGTTGCTACCAATGTGAACGACATCCTTCATCGCGCCTTATCCGACGGCGATTATTCGGCGGGCACTGTCACACCCACCGCCGCGCCGAGCATGGATATCCAGGTCAGCTCTAATTTCGAGCGCTTGCTGTTCGATGTCGGCGGGCGCGATGGCGCCGTCATGGCAGAGCAGATGCGCGGCTTCGAAACGTCGAAAGCGATGCAGCTCACCAATTCGCAGCGCGAAGGCGCGGCCACGCGTTTCACCAGCGTGCGCGTGGACCAGGATGCGATGGCGCATTCGATGCGGCGCGCCTTCGAGAATTCGGGCGAAGTGATCGACCCGCATACAGCGATCGGGCTTTATGCCGCTTATCAGGCTGACATCGCGCCCGACGTACCGATCGTCACGCTCGCTACCGCGCATCCGGCCAAGTTCCGCGATGCGGTCGAGCGCGCGACGGGCACGCGACCGCCGCTTCCCACGCGGGTCGGCGACCTGTTCGCGCGCGAAGAAGCCTGCACCGAACTGTCTGGCGATTATGACGAGCTAACGGACTTCATCCTCACCAATGCCGCGCAGGCTCATGGCTGA
- a CDS encoding Crp/Fnr family transcriptional regulator: protein MNLACASCPVRERAACAVLTEAERGELARAGRTVKLKRGEMLFAAGDEDHACATLLRGALKVSAVDREGEERILALIHPAGFVGELFQPFAHHDVVALTDCELCVFARREMEAALERHPALARAMLRRSQDDLHAARELLELTGKQDAATRLAGLIMAMARAASDSPCHPSQAFDLPLTRGEMAQMLGLTIETVSRRMSKFEKDGLIAKKGARGIELVDPARLEALVGVGL from the coding sequence ATGAACCTCGCCTGCGCCTCCTGCCCGGTGAGGGAGCGCGCCGCCTGTGCCGTTCTCACCGAAGCGGAGCGCGGCGAACTGGCCCGCGCCGGGCGCACTGTTAAACTCAAGCGGGGCGAGATGCTGTTCGCAGCGGGCGACGAGGATCATGCCTGCGCCACGCTGCTGAGAGGCGCGCTGAAGGTCAGCGCGGTCGATCGCGAAGGCGAGGAGCGGATCCTTGCGCTGATCCATCCCGCAGGGTTCGTGGGTGAGTTGTTCCAGCCCTTCGCCCACCATGATGTCGTGGCGCTCACCGATTGCGAGCTGTGCGTTTTCGCGCGCCGCGAAATGGAAGCGGCGCTGGAACGGCACCCCGCCCTCGCCCGCGCCATGCTGCGCCGGTCGCAGGACGACCTGCATGCGGCGCGCGAACTGCTCGAGCTGACGGGGAAGCAGGATGCGGCAACGCGGCTGGCAGGCCTGATCATGGCGATGGCGCGCGCGGCGAGCGATTCGCCGTGCCATCCGAGCCAGGCCTTCGACCTGCCGCTGACCCGCGGCGAAATGGCGCAGATGCTGGGCCTCACCATCGAGACCGTCAGCCGCAGAATGTCCAAATTCGAGAAGGACGGCCTGATCGCCAAGAAAGGTGCGCGCGGGATCGAACTCGTCGACCCCGCGCGTCTTGAAGCGCTGGTGGGAGTGGGCCTCTAA
- a CDS encoding class I SAM-dependent methyltransferase — protein MAELVRAPQLMVGEGWEDYALLDSGEGRKLERFGPYRFIRPEPQAMWTPQDTDWQADGEFIPGADEDGGGRWHLSGDVPEEGWPLSWREAQFSASCTPFRHLGFFPDMAPVWDWMREQLAGKPEAQNMNLFGYTGVGTQALSQCGPVTHVDASKKSVAQARENAELAGMQDRPIRWLTDDAAKFTAREVRRGNRYDGIILDPPKFGRGPKNETWRIEEGLSPLVRDCRALLDADSRFLFLTVYAVRMSSLSLAGLLDEVFAGLPGTVEHGDLAVQEQGSGRLLPTAIFARWSNA, from the coding sequence ATGGCTGAACTCGTCCGCGCGCCGCAGCTTATGGTCGGCGAGGGGTGGGAGGACTACGCCTTGCTCGATAGCGGCGAGGGGCGCAAGCTCGAGCGCTTCGGTCCCTACCGCTTCATCCGCCCTGAACCGCAGGCGATGTGGACCCCGCAAGATACCGACTGGCAGGCCGATGGCGAATTCATCCCCGGCGCGGACGAGGACGGCGGCGGGCGCTGGCACCTGTCAGGCGACGTGCCGGAGGAAGGATGGCCCCTGAGCTGGCGCGAGGCGCAGTTTTCAGCCTCGTGCACGCCATTCCGGCATTTGGGTTTCTTTCCCGATATGGCGCCCGTGTGGGACTGGATGCGGGAGCAACTTGCGGGCAAACCCGAAGCGCAGAACATGAACCTCTTCGGCTACACCGGCGTCGGCACACAGGCGCTTAGCCAGTGCGGCCCTGTCACGCATGTCGATGCGTCCAAGAAGTCGGTTGCACAGGCTCGCGAGAACGCGGAGCTGGCAGGGATGCAGGACCGCCCGATCCGCTGGCTCACCGACGACGCCGCCAAGTTCACCGCGCGTGAGGTGCGGCGCGGCAACCGTTATGACGGGATCATTCTCGATCCACCCAAATTCGGGCGCGGGCCGAAGAACGAGACCTGGCGCATCGAGGAGGGACTCAGCCCGCTGGTGCGCGACTGCCGCGCGCTGCTCGATGCCGACAGCCGCTTCCTGTTCCTCACCGTTTATGCTGTGCGCATGAGCAGCCTGTCGCTCGCCGGTCTGCTGGACGAGGTGTTTGCCGGGCTTCCCGGCACCGTCGAGCACGGCGATCTGGCCGTTCAGGAGCAGGGCAGCGGCCGGCTGCTCCCCACGGCGATCTTCGCGCGCTGGAGCAACGCCTAA
- a CDS encoding MoaD/ThiS family protein, with protein sequence MAITILFLGPLRDLAGEQEREVAAPLDWQGLLESVGPQVADQLQQDRVNVACAGTVLADKTALAALDGDEVALLPPVSGG encoded by the coding sequence ATGGCCATCACCATCCTCTTCCTCGGCCCCTTGCGCGATCTGGCGGGCGAGCAGGAGCGCGAAGTCGCCGCACCGCTTGACTGGCAGGGGCTCTTGGAAAGTGTCGGCCCGCAAGTCGCCGACCAATTGCAGCAGGACCGCGTCAATGTCGCCTGTGCGGGCACGGTGCTCGCTGATAAAACCGCGCTAGCCGCGCTGGACGGCGACGAGGTCGCGCTGTTGCCACCTGTCAGCGGTGGCTAG
- a CDS encoding Rossmann fold domain-containing protein, producing the protein MAQAVLRVDSLPASAVEAANTFHTEYLPQAVDLLEGDADNLVIVMPAAFYDHADWRRALARDLARAHTPIRVNVIGSDDPDAVTAALAYCDKARGVTGHYLPLNSLGAGDPLASSG; encoded by the coding sequence ATGGCGCAGGCGGTGCTGAGGGTGGATAGCCTGCCTGCGAGCGCTGTCGAGGCGGCGAACACCTTTCATACCGAATACCTGCCGCAAGCCGTCGATTTGCTCGAAGGCGATGCGGACAATCTCGTCATCGTTATGCCTGCTGCATTTTACGATCATGCCGATTGGCGTCGCGCCCTAGCGCGCGACCTTGCGCGGGCGCATACGCCCATACGGGTCAACGTGATTGGGAGCGATGACCCGGACGCCGTGACGGCTGCGCTGGCCTATTGCGACAAAGCCCGGGGTGTAACCGGACACTATCTTCCGCTGAATAGCCTAGGGGCGGGTGACCCGCTCGCGAGCAGCGGTTAG
- the moaA gene encoding GTP 3',8-cyclase MoaA, giving the protein MAASELIDTFGRRISYLRLSVTDRCDLRCTYCMPERMQFLPRAEVLTLEELRDLAVGFMRRGITKIRLTGGEPLVRRDVVDLIRALGRHVGDGLEELTLTTNGTQLAGHAQAIADAGVKRINISLDTLDRATFQRLSRRDALASVLGGIAAAKAAGLKIKINTVAMKGVNGHEIPALIEWAHGEGHDVTLIETMPLGEVDEDRTDQFLPLVAVRESLEARWTLTDSDHRTGGPSRYVEVAETGGRLGFITPLTNNFCAGCNRVRVTATGQLYPCLGGGERVDLRAALRSDDPDSNLSTALDTAMKIKPERHDFRIGEGEEPALARHMSMTGG; this is encoded by the coding sequence ATGGCAGCAAGCGAACTGATCGACACATTCGGACGGCGCATTTCCTATCTGCGCCTGTCGGTGACCGATCGCTGCGACCTGCGCTGCACCTATTGCATGCCCGAGCGGATGCAGTTCCTGCCGCGCGCCGAAGTGCTGACGCTGGAAGAGCTGCGCGACCTCGCCGTCGGCTTCATGCGGCGCGGCATCACCAAGATCCGCCTGACCGGCGGCGAACCGCTGGTACGGCGCGATGTCGTGGACCTGATCCGTGCGTTGGGACGACATGTCGGAGACGGGCTGGAAGAACTGACCCTCACCACCAACGGCACGCAACTGGCAGGCCATGCCCAGGCGATCGCCGATGCCGGTGTGAAGCGGATCAATATCTCGCTCGACACGCTGGATCGCGCGACCTTCCAGCGCCTCTCGCGCCGCGATGCCTTGGCGAGCGTGCTCGGTGGGATCGCCGCGGCCAAGGCGGCGGGTCTCAAGATCAAAATCAATACCGTCGCGATGAAAGGCGTGAACGGGCACGAAATCCCTGCGCTGATCGAATGGGCGCATGGCGAGGGACACGACGTGACCCTGATCGAGACGATGCCGCTCGGCGAGGTGGACGAGGATCGGACCGACCAGTTCCTGCCACTCGTAGCTGTACGCGAGTCGCTGGAAGCGCGCTGGACCCTCACGGACAGCGACCATCGCACCGGCGGCCCCTCGCGCTATGTCGAGGTCGCTGAAACGGGTGGCAGGCTCGGCTTCATCACCCCGCTCACCAACAATTTCTGCGCTGGCTGCAACCGCGTCCGCGTGACCGCGACCGGTCAGCTTTATCCCTGCCTTGGAGGGGGAGAACGCGTGGACCTGCGCGCCGCGCTGCGCTCCGACGATCCCGATAGCAATCTATCGACCGCGCTCGATACCGCGATGAAAATCAAACCCGAGCGGCATGACTTCCGTATCGGCGAAGGCGAAGAGCCCGCGCTAGCACGCCATATGTCCATGACCGGGGGCTGA